Within Vicia villosa cultivar HV-30 ecotype Madison, WI unplaced genomic scaffold, Vvil1.0 ctg.002536F_1_1, whole genome shotgun sequence, the genomic segment attattattattattcaatctCAATCGTAATTCTTattcaaatcatattaaatcaactaATCTTCTAATAAATCAaaccaaataaataattataactaATTATATCTATTTGGTTCTACAACTTCTAAATCAAAGACACTACCCTCTATTCTAAGGATACATACCCTCTGATACCACAATCATCATATAACATCAGGGCAAATTatccaataaatcaataaaacatCAAAATAACACTAAATTATCGAATAACGAaaaccgggtgttacaactctcccccacttaaaagattttcgtcctcgaaaattcacccGATGCAAACAACTCTTATATACCACTCTCGCATTCTACCTTCCGAATCCCAAGTCATGTTTAGCAATACCTCGTCTACTACTCCGCCAGATATAATGGTAACACAGCGACAATCCAACTAATTGCACATGCTAATTATTCAATATCTTTGCGACATAGAAGTTTAACAAACATAACAACCACTTAAAAACATTTCAATGTAAAAGCATTTCAAGTAGCAACAACAACACACGTAGATTCATCCTCGGTTAATTAGGTGTGTACTCTACCACATAATAGTCATCAACATAGCACATTTAAACTTGGATATACAACATCATGGTAACTTATCACATTATCATTACAACAATATCACTCACAACGTCACATGCATCATCCTCATAGTGACATCAACACGATCAACATAATCAGAATTTGTCATAATATATAGTATTACTCATTGTTCCCTATAATCAACAGATACAACGTCATAATAGCTGCAACAAAGTCATTATAATATCATCCAACCCAATTCGATGCTAACATATATTATGATATCGCAACAATTTACAACGAACACCTTTAACTTAGTCATCACGCCACACATCAACTATGCcacatcacgcttcagctgcgcCACTATGATCATCTACCTCAAAATTAATGTCCTCATTTGATTTCCGTCAACTACCAAATTTACAAGTTTCACATCTACCTTCTGGATCTCTTTAATATCCGCCAAAATTCATTGCCCACCTTTGATATTCCAAATTTTTCCCTATGCGGCGTTAGCTCGCATATAACTCAAGTCTTCGAACTATTAGATAAGTCCTAATTCCTTTCTAGCCACTCCTCCGTTAGGTTTACGCGAAATGGTGAACGACCATCCTCACGATAGAACGTAAATCACCTTGCAcactatcaagctagcaagaGAAGTTTATCCCATCCAATACGATTCGTCTACTAtcgacaagagattaagggtgatcaattcCTCAATTTGTctatagatagccgacaaccataattgagcataaaccatcattaccaaacTATAATATCTTTCCTTTAGAACTTGTAATCAAGTCACCTAAAGCACCATAATGCAACAATCTCCTTTGAGGTTTACAACTCCTTCCACAATTTCCTTCTCATTCAATCTTGTCAATCAGACACCATCGTCTATCATATTACACAGTCTACTTCACACTCACTTAGCATTACATCAATGTTAAGTTCCTTCTAACTCAAGAAATGATAGTATACCTCATGCATTACAATTAATTATGCTCCAATTGAAGTCTGTATCCGTGTAGAGAACTTCAACAAGGTTCATAAATCCTTGGTTTCCTCCTAAACCTCACAACATCGAGGATCCATACGTTTTCACATCCGTATCTCATCCCAATCATAATATCAGTAATACCATTAACTATCCTTCCTTCAatctattcatcaacaacatatcaTACTTGGCCTCGTCCCAAACAAATTGTGACAATAATTAATTAAGCTCAAAAAGCTTCTCATCTCTAATCCATAATCTAAGTCTCTCGGCAATCATCACCACGTACCATTTAAATTGAGTCCAGGTACCATAATCATCATTACTGAAAAGAACATCCCGCTAGCTTCCTAATGCTTTGAAAAGCGACCCAAACGAAGTTAAGGTCCAAAAGTTATGAATCTCCAAAGTTTACCGAAGAttgcaaacaccgacatcatacacggACACCACAAAGTCTCATTACATACCAGCTTAAATTCATTTTCTGAAACAAGAAACCATTTTTCTAAGAAAGTACATTGTATGAGCTTTTCCCCTGtgcaaaatcacatttttacgCTCCAGAAACACTGGGAATTCGGTTCCCTTATTTGGGGAACTGGTTCCTGCTGTAGCAAACCTAAAAATTTATTGTTTTGATGCTACGAACCTCAACCCTTCAATACCCCAAAAACTCGTACTTTTCCCATACGAAAATCACCAATAATCATAGTTTTTCAATGCAAATACCAACATCATACCATTATTCACATACAAACATCAATTTTATAATTTGCACACACATCATAATTCATTCACAACATCCATAAACACATTAAAACATCAAATTCCTCACACATTCATGGATATAAGATTATGTAACCTAACCTCTACCATATCCATTATCATGctaacccttagagagtaagaaccccatcTTTACCTTAacaattttcttcaaaagtttctcTATCAATGGAGGTTCTCCCTTTTGCCATAGCTCAACTTCTCTCTATTTCACGTTATTTTATTAATTCCTTactaactttcaaaaaaaaatttgctTTATGCGCTCTGGTTCCTAGGGGAATGAAGCCCTAGTAATCTAGAGTTCGTGTCGAGAGGTCATGGCTCTGGCCAACTATTGTTCCCACCAGGAATCGAATTCGATATTTCCCGAACCTTCGTCCTTAGCAAGAGCTCGTTTACCACTCGAGCCCAATTGCttgattcatttttatttaatttaaatcataatattattttactatttattgTATGCATTTATATTACATATTGGATTTGGAATGTATTGAAAAGGCAGTCGTCTGGATTTTCGATCTTCACACTGGAAGCACACGATTTTCAACTACAACAACTTCCAATCATCTCACCCTTTCAACTTTAAATATTGATCAATAGCATCCATAAATATGATAGCAAGCTCTCCTCAAACCCTAAATTATTCTTTCTCCAAATTGCAATcaggttttctattttttttcttttgagtaTGCTTTCGTATTCGTATTTTCAAAGCGAGATAACTCCAATTGTTCATATTCATTATTATCTCTTTGTTTCTTTTCATCTTATTGTCACCTCTGTATTTATTCAGAagcaaaaagagaaaaagagtcaCAAAAAATTGAAAACCCATGTGTCTTATCATTCAATAGACACCTCTGGTTATTTGATTCAACATCTGATGATATGTATTTACTAATAGTACTCTATTTATTAGCACTGGTACATAACCTATTACAAGTttatattatttctattattattgTTTGAGAAACActgataaaatattttttgctTATTAGATGGAGAATAATGAAGTTgaggctgagcaggaagtctttgaaaatttggaaaaaggATTCAAGCAGCATCAATATATGATTGAATAGAAAATGGAGTTTAGAAGCGGAAGCATTGGGAATGAAATATATCGTACTGAAAAAAAACCAGCGTTGGTATTATGGTGAGTgagtttaattagttttaatttttcaaaGAATGAATCACATATACTATAATAGAAATTTATCCAATTTCACGTAATGCAATGCAGATACTCCAATAATGACTTCAAATATTTCCTTCCAATTATGGCTTTCAAATATTTCCTTTTTCAGAACGTGAATAGTTGCAAGAATGGAATTGAGTGGGTTGATGAGTCAATAATTCTaagttttaagttttttttaaacttatatatttataatagttggATTGATCCAATAAATAAGAAATTTGTGGTAGAGAAGGGTGCACAAAATTGGTTATGATCCTTATAGTTAGATTTATAGTATAGTATAATTTAAACAGGCTAATTTATATATTGTAATTTATATTTCAATTTAACCAGTATGTTTAacgatttttttaattaaattcacGGGCTAATTTATATATTGTAATTTATATTCCAATTTAACCGTTAGTTGTGTAATTAATATCATTATTAATTATgagaattttttatttcttttgaatATTGGTATAATTATAGGATTTATATAATTAAGAGTCAGTTGCATAAGTATATTAATATTGGACAATAATGTTGAAAAAAATATGTTTAGATTGAAATATAGTCGTTTCAatgttttatatttaataaaaaaatttacacctTTTAAATTGATTGCAAAATCAATgaccattattataaaattaaataatatttatttaatcaataaccattattataaaattaaataatatttatttattattatttatgtataTCGTCAAAACATTTCTTAGGAGTTAAAAATGAAACAAATTTCATTAATGTGTTTTTTATCATcctaaaataatataaacaaatttatatattttttttaaaaaaattacgttTAAAATGTGTCAATAATTCACGAAGTTAAAGGCTAAAATATAAAAGTTGCGTATCAGTGGCGCACATATACAAAAgtgtaaaattatatataattgaaattttaCTTATCTTCTTATAAATAAATTACAAaagttaaatttattatttaagagAGTCACAACAAGAACAAGGATAAAAATAAGGAAGAAATTATGGTATCAATTTagaatgttaattaattaatttacttatcaaattttgttttattttattttttacaatttactTTGACCTAGAATGAGAAATTTTTTGATATTGATCCAACCaattaactattatttttttatagagTTTTTTTAAAGAGTATCATatacttaataaaaaaatcatatataatactctatttttatatttacttcctaaaatataaaaaaataataaataatttttatttatataaaaaatattttttatatgaaattcTTCGTatgaatatataataattaaataccaataattcaattttattttggtttttcaaatttgtttttaaCTTAGAACAAAACTTTTTTAACCACTtctataaaaattaattcaatcTATTAAGAACGatttctcttatatttttctaaataaacAAATATCATATACTTAATAAAAAATGATATGTGATATTTTAACATgatacaagaaaaataaaattgatatgaaaaaaaaatattaattttttatgataaaatgttaacatttatactaaaaaatggtacaaatatttgtttttataaaaaagagACAATTATGATCAGTGAATAcacaattttgttattttttgttattttttttatattttatatctattttttaaacatcaatatattatatttatttactatctaTAATGACATTGTGTAACTCGTACAAAAAACGGAtaaatgactacttaattattttctaaacatcacaatattatatttattacttaattatttccttgattttcaaaaatatctctaagaaattattataaataattaatttaatttttaattattatgactatatattattatcaagtatactaaattttatataaatttaaaattattattattagttatatttttaaaaatttattatattttatttaaaattattgaatgaaatattaaatcattttaaaattttaaaattttaaaatttataaaaaaatttaaattttgtagCGTTAAACTTCTATTATGAAATTCTCCTAGACAAAAAAGATAGAAAATATTCATTTAGAATTGAAATTTCAAGATACCAATGAAGTGTATATATTCCTTTAGAACTGAAATTTGGCGGAGAGTTGTCATATATTGTAGGTTTGTAAAAATTGTAAATATGATCCAATaagaagaatttaaaaataatatttgactGAAAGCTGTTATAAATTTTAGTTTTGGAAAAATTGACTAATATATAAAAAGCAATGTTATTTGAATtggaaaaattattttattcaaattttctaGTATTAAAATTAACTCATCTGGATTCAACTGAGTTTTGTTAACTCATCTGAATTCACGGGTAGATGTAAActatctatgagataccagttGTATACTGTTCATTTTAATGTCCATCTTTTAAGTATTTCTCTTgctactattttatataattgaagttagaTAATCGGATGTACGATTAATTATAAGTACGAATCAATGCTTAAAAAGTTGGTGCAGATTATTAGCATATATTTGTAACTATGTTAATGTTAACCAATTGAAGAACGAATTCAAACTTTACAAATGATGGTTTGGTAGACATGTGATGTGAATCCAGACGAGACCCGTGCGATAACACGAGTTTCTTACTAGTTCTATATATAAAACAaacatcatttataaaaatatttagatcataatttttttcttcataaaatatCATCTTTATAAATCCTATCTAATAAAGTAATGTCTACGATTATCTAATAAAAGTAAAACAATCATCCTCGAAAAAAACCATTTTCTTTAGATCAAGAaagaaaaatttatatttattagacTTAGATGAACTCTCAATTAGTTCATGTTTTATATTCATTGAAAAAGAAAGATGGATTACAGTACGTGGAGAAGATGTCTCAGCTAGGGTTTGTGAGAACTCTGGCGGAGGTTGAGAAGAGTCCGGCAGAGGTTGATCTGCAAGAGAGGAGTACTAAAAAAGTCAAGGAAAATAATGAGGAGAATGGGAAAAAAATGGAAGGCAATGATGCTGGAGTGCAAGTCTCCTTTCGAGACATCATTACCGGGCAAGGGATGATGGAGGGGGCGGATGATTTGGTGCTTGGTGAAGGATGTGAAGGCATTTTGGAAGATTCAAATGGAGACATAACTATAGAAGAGGAGTTGATCGGAGGGTACGAGTGTCCTAAATTCATTTTTTCTGCGGAGGAGGAGGAGAGGATGCAAAGGCCTTGGAGGAGGGGCGTGATTGTGAAGCTGCTAGGGCGGAGGATAGGATATAAAGCGTTGGAAAATAGACTCAATCAAATGTGGGTGAGGAAAGGAGTGATAAGCATCATTGATTTAAGTAATGACTACTATCTTGTTGCTTTCTCCCATGAAGATGACAAAAAGGCAGCTATGGCTAATGGTCCTTGGTTCATATATGATCATTATCTTACTGTGAAGGATTGGAAACCGAACTTCCAGCCAGATTGTGATACAATAAGTGAGGTTGCTGTTTGGGTGCGTATTGCTGGCTTACCGATTGAATATTATTGTCCAAAAGCGTTAACAAGGTTTGGAAATCGTATAGGACGAGCGATCAAAATTGATAGGACAACTACTAAACAGGAAAGAGGAAAATATGCTAGGATTTGTGTTGCTGTTAATTTGGCAAAACCTCTATTGGGAATGTTTCAAATAGATGGCAGCAGTTACAAAATAGAGTATGAAGGGCTACACCTATTATGCCTGGTGTGTGGTAGGTAAGGCCATTAtaaagaagggtgttctttcaaAAGTGCTGGGAAAGAAAGTGAGGAGGATAGAAGCATGGATAATGGCAGAAAGGAGATGTTACATGTAGGTGAAGCGAGTGGCTTGATTGATAACACAACAAAAGATGATGGGCCATGGAAAGTGGTGCAAAAGCAGCGAAAAGGAAAGAAGGTGGCGGAAGGGAGAAAAAACACGGCGCCGGTGAAATTAAATGTCAGAAGCGCTATTGGTGGATCCAGGTTTCTCGCTTTAGGAAATATGGATCATGAAGTTAATAGCATTAATGTAGTGGATAATGACAAGGAAAAGAATGATATGGGGGATATGGAAGATCCTGATACTATTGCCTTTAATAGTGGAAGTCAAAGTCAAAAGGAAATAATTAATATTTCCTCTACAGCTGGCGGTAATGAGAGAGATAATGCTGGgaataatattaataacaaaaGTGAAATTAATGAAAGGCAAAATATCATTTTtagtcccttatgttaacctcggggttcattttggtaccttaacttcaaaaagtgtcatattggtcccttaactctttaaaaggtgtcattttagtcctttttgccATATTAGCAACTgatttagcgaccaattttttatttttccgttgctaatgtgacaaaaaggactaaaatgacaccttttgaagagttaagggaccaatatgacactttttgaagttaagggaccaaaatgaaccccgaggttaacataagggaccaaaaagagcATTTTGCCTTAATGAAAAGGACACTAGGACGTGGCTGGATTTGATTGGGGAGCATAACAAAGTGGTGGGACATGAAAACACGAGGATTACTGTGGGTAGGGGTGGGAGGAGACAACAACaagaaaatcaaaaaaagaaagtgaATAATTTGACAACACGTGGAGgtatcaggaataaagataagaATGGTGGGATTAGCACGTCAGGTGTGGAAGGATTATTGGGCAATTTTCATATTGGAGAATCTCTTCAAGCAACAACTTATGACACCTTCAATCTGACCAAAAAGGGTGTTGGTAAAAGGGGAGGCAAAAACTACATGGAGGATCAAAGTGGTATGCATGGAAGTCGTGACTCTTTGGCCAAGAGCCATGCAAAAGAGGGAATTGATATGGAAGAACCTCCTGATACAACTCCTAACATAAGGAAGAACAATAATTTCAACTTTGGTGATAAAAGCTATATCTTGGAACCAGTGATAGATATTGAGGTGACGAGTTGTGATGATAAGAAGCAGGATGATGAAGATGAGGAAATTGTGTGTGAAACTATGTGATTGGACGTGGATCTTTTATATCTTATATTTGTTAATGATGATTACAAACAATAAAATTTTGTTGTGGAATTGCCGAGGTGCTGCGAGTAAAGCTTTCTTTCGTTACTGTAATATTTACGTGAGTAAATATAAACCAACTATGTTTGGTGTAGTTTAAACTAAATGTGATCCTTCTTTACTGAGTAAAGCTTTTAAAAAGCTTGGCTATGACAAGATGGAGAGCAGTGCTAATAGCGGTTTCGCCGGAGGGATTGTTATGGGATGGAAATCAAATGAGATAGATGTCCAGGTGTGTAAAAAGCATGAGCAGTATATTCATATGAAGATTAAGGATGATAATGACTTGACGTGGAACTTTACTGCGGTTTATGCCAGGTCGTATGATAATAGCAAGAAGGTTCTTTGGGAGGAGCTGCAGGAGATTTCTAAACATATGTGTGATCCTTGGATGCTTGCCGGAGATTTTAATGATATTGCTTATGCTAGCGACAAAAGAGGGGGTGTAATTCCTTCCTTGAGCAGATGCAGGAAGCTTCGAGATAGAATGGATATGTGCAAAATTAGTGATGTAGAGGCTAGAGGCCCAATGTTCACCTGGAGAGGTCCTATCTTTCGAGGTGGTCAGCGAATATATGAAAAGTTGGATCGTGCTTTAAGTAATGATGAATGGAGGATGAAGTTTCCTGAAGCTTATGTTAAAGTTCTAATGAGGGTGGAATTTTCTGATCACCATCCTATCCTTCTAAGCTTTAGGGAAGATCATTGTGCCTGGTTTGACAAACCTTTCAGGTTTGAAAATTCTTGGTTGCTTAATGATACTTACAGTACCATGCTTAAGGAAACTTGGAAAGCAGATACAAATGTGATGAGGAACTTGAAGAATATTGTTGAAGGCATTGATAAATGGAAATTAGAGTCATTTGATAAAGTCAAAAGAACTAAAAATTCTATCATGAGGAGGTTGGAAGGTATCCAAAGACGACTGCAGATGCATGACAATATAGGAGGTATGAGGAGGCTGGAATTTAAGCTTCAAAAGGAGCTTAGTTATATCTTGAATCAAGAGGAGCTTATGTGGTATTAGAGATCTAGAGCGAGGTGGCTTTCTGATGGTGATCAGAATACTAAGTTCTATCACATGAATACCATATCAAGGAGGAAgagaaataaaattaatatgttgAAAGGCAATAATGGTGAGTGGATATCTGAACCTGATGATTTAAGGAGACATGTGAATGATTTTTATCAGGACCTCTTCCGAAGCCCTAACCGGTGGTGCTCTTGGGAGCAGTCTACCGTGAGTTTCCCCGAGTTAAGTAGGGATGCTTTGGATCAGTTGGATAAGGAGATCGAAACGAATGAAGTTCGTGATGCCTTGTTTTCAATGAAACCTTGGAAAGCCCTTGGTTCAGACGGATTTCCGGCGGGCTTCTATCAAAAAGCATGGAATGTGGTTGGAGAAGGAGTTAGCAAGTTTGTGATTAATTCCTGGCATAACCCTAGTAGCATTACTGATATTAATAAGACTAATATTTGTCTCATTCCTAAAGTGGAGCAGCCACAAAAAATTGCTCAATTTAGACCCATATCTTTATGTAATACTCTTTATAAGATCATTACTAAAGTCTTGGTTAGTAGGCTGAAACCCTTTTTGCCAATGCTGGTGCCTCCTTTCCAGTCTGGGTTCGTTCTGGGGAGAGCAATTCATGAGAATATCATAATTGCTAATAAAGTCATTCATAGTATGAGACATAAGAAAGGAAAGAAGGGCTTCTTTGCAGTTAAGATAGATTTATCTAAAGCCTATGATAAGCTTAGTTGGGAGTTTATTTGAAGAATTTTAGAAGAAATCAAGCTGCCAAAGAAAATGATTGATCTTATTATGCATGGTGTTACTAGTTTGGAAACTAATGTTAATTGGAATGGGAATAGAAATGATTTCTTTCGTCCTCAACGGGGTATTCGCCAAGGAGACCCTATCTCTCCATATTTATTTGTGTTATGTATGGATAAGCTCTCTCATTTGATTGCTCATGAGGTGACTAGTAAGAAATGGAAACCTTTTCGTATTGGTACGCATGGTGTCGATATAACACACTTAATGTTTGTGAATGATCTGCTTATTTTTGGAGAAGCTAAGGAGGACCAGTTGaagtgtgttacaaacacgttggATAAATTCTGTAATATGTCGGGACAAGAGATTAGCTATGAGAAGTCTAGCATTTTATTCTCTAATAACGTAGCTAGAGGTCTCCGTTCAAAGTTATGTGCTAGCTCTGGATTTAAGGAAACAAGTTGCCTTGGTAAGTATTTAGGTGTCCCTTTAAGAGGGAAGGCTCTGAGAAAAGGAGACTTTGGCTATGTTATGGAGCAAATAGTGAAGAGGCTTACTAGTTGGAAAGCTAGGCATTTGTCCTTTGCTGGAAGGATTACACTATCTAAAAGTGTTATGGAGGCTATTCCGATATACCCAATGATGACTAATATGCTTCCGAAAGCCTGCGTGAAAGAGATTCAAAAGCTCCAACGTGATTTTGTTTGGGGTGATACGGAGAATAACAGAAAGCATCACGCTGTTAGTTAGAAGACGGTAACTACAAGCAAAGATACTGGAGGACTAGGGCTGAGGAATctgaacaagatgaatcaagcttgtATTATGAAATTGGGAGGGAAGTTATTGAAtaatgaggatgagctgtggtgTAAAGTGTTGAAGGGCAAGTATAAGATTTCTGATAATGATACGGATTTCCATGCTAAAACTACGAACTCTAATTTGTGGAAGGCTATTGCTAAAGCATCTACATCTTTATCCAGTTTAGGAAGGTGGAATATTGGTAATGGAATTGATACTCATGCATGGCGGGACTGCTGGGTGATTAGAGGTGAGAGCATTGTTGATAAGGTTGGGAACATTCCGACTGAACTTACAGATGCACTTGTTTGTGACTTGATTAATGCCAATGGAGATTGGAACTGGGATATTATGGAGTGGCTGCCTATTGATATCAAAATGCAAATTAGAGCTATTCACccgtgttaccctaggatttcgacttgctaatAATGGTAAGTGGTCTCTGAGATATATGAGATTATTAAATAGTCTGAGGCAAAATAGTCTGATTAAAAGTTCTTTTAGTCAAGACTACCGTTCGACTATGAAAGACCATCACTGCCAGGGTTCGACTAAAGATAACAAGTCTACCATGCATGTTCGACTAAAATAAGTGAAAAACTTAGGAGTTTTGCCAAGTATAGCTTTGAAGTCGGAAGGCATCAGAAGTCAAAGGAAGCAGTTTCAGACAGTTTTTAGCAGTTTTCACAGGACACGTGGAAGCCTCACAGacgaagatgctgcatgtcgaagacacgtgttggctagtaatcagtcgaccgttagtagtagttattttattttcattatttaagcaagttccagaggaacagtttagggtccgcattttctacaaaaacacaagtaaactcaaatctctgtgcaataatgagtgacgagtgcaactttggaatgtatgtatgcgtaccagtttaatttatgcaatcattttacgttatgcattactttcagtgcacatttactgctttttatcgctttcatttactttaaagtcttgaatttcagtgtttacttttactttaaagttattactgcatttaatacaaaccagatacacataatagacaaatcaaagcaatcagtcctggaatattctagttgattccgcaaaagtaacctttaaaaaggaaactagcgcttgtttaccatatttttgggtaaacaaattggcacgcccagtgggactcgtCAATTGTTGTTTGTTTAATATTTGTTAGTGTGAgagttatgtatgatattaagaagtggtcgaaaattaactaacatgtctgaagttaatacaaatgattctgacctttctggaaatcaaggagttgtTCTAACCGGAACAACATCACAGAATGCCGCAAATTCGtccccagttagaacaacaaatactggtggatcgacggcagcaacatTGGTATCGTCACCAATGAATGCACGGTCA encodes:
- the LOC131639119 gene encoding uncharacterized protein LOC131639119, with translation MNSQLVHVLYSLKKKDGLQYVEKMSQLGFVRTLAEVEKSPAEVDLQERSTKKVKENNEENGKKMEGNDAGVQVSFRDIITGQGMMEGADDLVLGEGCEGILEDSNGDITIEEELIGGYECPKFIFSAEEEERMQRPWRRGVIVKLLGRRIGYKALENRLNQMWVRKGVISIIDLSNDYYLVAFSHEDDKKAAMANGPWFIYDHYLTVKDWKPNFQPDCDTISEVAVWVRIAGLPIEYYCPKALTRFGNRIGRAIKIDRTTTKQERGKYARICVAVNLAKPLLGMFQIDGSSYKIEYEGLHLLCLVCGR